From the Salinimicrobium tongyeongense genome, one window contains:
- the galB gene encoding beta-galactosidase GalB has product MLQKSYILSALILLSSFFYSCKKSSSEVSHAPRKISFNEDWQFFLGDSSKMASSGAQWRTLNVPHDWSIEGEFSPKHPAGVGGGALPGGLGWYKKKFSLAAKDSTRLTAVTFDGVYQDSKVWINGKYLGNRPNGYIGFQYDLTLFLHYGNEPNEILVKVNNAHQPNSRWYSGSGIYRNVWLTKTDKLHVPLWGTFVTTPQVSRDSALIQVEARLVNQYRSVKNGILETSLIYRDQQVNLVASEFEIQAQDTSEVTQQIKVLQPQLWSTEDPQLYSVVTRIKVGGEVVDEYTTKFGIRDFTFDLEKGFILNGEQLKIKGVNNHHDLGPLGAAVNKRAIERQLEIMKEMGVNGIRTAHNPPAPELLELTDEMGFIVMAESFDMWENAKTANDYSNFWDEWHERDVKDMLLRDRNHPSIFIWSIGNEVPEQWSERGAEIGRELARITKEFDPTRPVTAGMNPPVHTNEDDVTLQFDEPQQPNALAGSGALDLIGYNYAHQTWPKHQVNFPQPPFIATETTSALATRGFYEFPSDTTKIWPVRWDIPFDGGNPDHTISAFDQVRTPWGSTHETTWKIIKKHEFLSGFYIWTGFDYLGEPTPYGWPSRSSYFGIVDLAGFPKDTYYMYKSEWTNEPVLHILPHWNWEEGQIVDVWAYYNKADEVELFLNGETMGTKKKQGDDLHVMWRFPFKKGILRAVSKKDGKVVLEKEVRTAGEPAKLTIQPDRSSIKADGQDLSFITVNITDENGIIAPRANNVVHFEVTGGGKIEAVASGDPTSHESFKGTSHSALNGKVLVVIRAGKEAGPVEVTATANGLQKATTTINLE; this is encoded by the coding sequence ATGCTTCAGAAAAGCTATATTTTATCTGCACTAATTCTCCTTTCCAGCTTTTTTTATTCCTGTAAAAAATCTTCTTCTGAAGTTTCTCACGCACCAAGAAAGATTTCCTTCAATGAAGACTGGCAGTTCTTTCTTGGTGATTCCTCAAAAATGGCTTCTTCAGGAGCTCAATGGAGAACTCTAAATGTGCCGCACGATTGGAGTATTGAAGGAGAATTCAGCCCCAAACACCCTGCAGGGGTGGGAGGCGGTGCTTTACCCGGAGGTCTTGGCTGGTACAAAAAAAAATTTAGCCTTGCTGCAAAAGACAGTACCAGACTAACTGCCGTAACTTTTGACGGCGTTTACCAGGACAGCAAAGTCTGGATCAACGGGAAATATTTAGGGAACAGGCCCAACGGCTATATTGGGTTCCAATATGATCTCACCCTTTTTCTCCACTATGGAAATGAGCCGAATGAAATTCTGGTAAAGGTCAATAATGCTCATCAACCAAATTCCCGCTGGTATTCAGGTTCCGGGATTTATCGAAATGTTTGGCTCACCAAAACCGATAAGCTGCATGTGCCTCTATGGGGAACTTTTGTTACTACGCCACAAGTATCCAGAGACAGTGCTTTAATTCAGGTTGAGGCAAGGCTTGTAAACCAATACAGGAGTGTCAAAAATGGCATTTTAGAGACCTCTTTGATTTACAGGGATCAGCAGGTGAATTTGGTTGCATCAGAATTTGAAATTCAGGCGCAGGATACTTCCGAAGTAACTCAGCAAATTAAGGTTTTACAACCTCAGTTGTGGTCTACAGAAGATCCGCAGCTATATTCCGTAGTAACAAGAATAAAGGTTGGCGGGGAAGTTGTCGATGAATACACCACTAAGTTTGGGATCAGGGATTTTACATTCGATCTTGAAAAAGGTTTTATTCTGAATGGGGAACAGCTGAAGATCAAAGGGGTGAACAACCATCATGATCTTGGGCCTTTAGGTGCCGCAGTGAATAAGAGGGCCATAGAGCGACAGCTGGAGATCATGAAGGAAATGGGCGTAAACGGAATTAGAACCGCCCATAATCCGCCTGCACCCGAACTTCTGGAACTAACAGATGAAATGGGTTTTATTGTGATGGCCGAATCTTTTGACATGTGGGAAAATGCCAAAACTGCAAACGATTACAGCAATTTTTGGGATGAATGGCACGAGCGGGATGTGAAAGACATGCTTCTTCGCGACCGCAACCATCCGAGTATTTTTATCTGGAGTATTGGCAATGAGGTGCCAGAGCAGTGGAGTGAGCGAGGTGCCGAAATAGGAAGGGAACTGGCCAGGATCACCAAAGAATTTGATCCTACCCGCCCAGTTACCGCCGGAATGAATCCGCCAGTACACACCAATGAAGACGATGTAACTTTACAGTTTGATGAGCCACAACAGCCTAATGCCCTAGCGGGGTCCGGAGCTTTAGATCTCATTGGGTATAATTACGCCCACCAAACCTGGCCAAAGCACCAGGTAAACTTTCCCCAACCCCCTTTTATAGCCACCGAAACTACTTCTGCGCTGGCTACACGAGGATTTTACGAATTTCCTTCGGATACTACAAAGATCTGGCCGGTGCGCTGGGATATTCCTTTTGATGGTGGAAACCCAGATCATACGATTTCAGCTTTTGACCAGGTGAGAACACCCTGGGGCTCTACTCATGAAACTACCTGGAAAATTATCAAAAAACACGAGTTTCTATCAGGGTTTTACATCTGGACCGGGTTTGATTATCTTGGAGAGCCAACGCCATACGGCTGGCCTTCAAGAAGTTCTTACTTCGGAATTGTAGATCTCGCAGGTTTTCCGAAGGATACTTACTACATGTACAAAAGTGAATGGACCAATGAGCCTGTTTTACATATACTACCGCATTGGAACTGGGAAGAAGGGCAAATTGTGGATGTCTGGGCCTATTACAACAAGGCCGATGAGGTTGAGCTCTTCCTGAACGGAGAAACAATGGGCACAAAGAAAAAGCAGGGGGATGACCTGCATGTGATGTGGCGCTTTCCTTTCAAAAAGGGCATTTTACGAGCTGTTTCCAAAAAAGACGGAAAGGTTGTTCTTGAAAAGGAAGTAAGAACTGCCGGAGAGCCTGCAAAATTGACTATTCAGCCCGACCGAAGCAGCATTAAAGCCGACGGGCAGGACCTGTCATTTATTACCGTAAATATCACAGATGAAAACGGGATTATAGCACCCCGAGCAAATAATGTTGTTCATTTTGAGGTCACAGGCGGTGGAAAAATAGAAGCAGTTGCCAGCGGAGACCCTACGAGCCATGAATCTTTTAAAGGAACTTCACATTCAGCTTTGAATGGAAAAGTCCTGGTGGTTATCCGTGCCGGGAAAGAAGCCGGGCCGGTAGAAGTGACCGCTACTGCAAATGGTCTTCAGAAAGCTACCACCACCATAAATTTAGAATAG
- a CDS encoding tetratricopeptide repeat protein: MSIYFFSPPPGLRPYFFCKKNKNVERLITSAVVLSSLLCLFLLTGCKTDKENEYVNITETEQQKEGFVGSKTCMKCHQQEYNHWKNSHHDLAMTIADSTTVLGNFNNTFYEHKNVLTKFFKKGEKYYVNTEGPDGQYHDYEVIYTFGVYPLQQYLVAFPQGEFQALLTAWDSEKQQWFSLEQELEVQHEDWLKWTGGSMRWNTMCADCHSTNLEKNFDPASREYHTTFSEINVSCEACHGPGKAHTSYYQQNSPIDSPPEFYMANGMSSNEIVEKCARCHSRRSQITEKFDYKGHFLDHYNPELLVYPTYEMDGQIKDEDYVYGSFIQSKMYQAGVSCLNCHNTHTTETFKSGNKLCLKCHQSSYDEPSHHMHQEGTEATLCINCHMTGKIYMGNDFRRDHSFRIPRPDQSVLYGTPNACNTCHQEKSAQWASDKITENFGEERKSHFSDLLIPGQLGDVSALEQLIIAKEQPDIVRATAVRLLSAYDLSPQQITLLKNAGQDLSPLVRNEVVKALSQYKRPELNQYIASLLQDNTRLVRINAARFFIMNNIPVMDKLAYKKAQKEYFEYLKINADFPTGQHELGLFYQAAGNHEKAIKAYQRALEIDSYNNRSRMNMAYLQYQMGNIAIAESLYKNVTEQEPQFAEAYYMLGLLYNETGKQKQAGRFLSMACGLEVPFARACYNYALLLQQNGDYKNSIEVLDKALKHFPNQENLLYVRLIAELKLQEEERALKTVEALIQIAPQKANYIQIKKELMGKAETTL; this comes from the coding sequence GTGAGTATTTACTTCTTTTCCCCTCCTCCAGGTTTGCGACCTTATTTTTTTTGTAAAAAAAATAAAAATGTAGAGAGACTAATTACTTCAGCTGTAGTTTTAAGTTCTCTTCTTTGCCTCTTCCTTTTAACTGGTTGTAAAACTGATAAAGAAAATGAATATGTAAATATCACAGAAACCGAGCAGCAAAAAGAAGGCTTTGTGGGATCCAAAACATGCATGAAATGTCATCAACAGGAGTACAATCATTGGAAAAATTCTCATCACGATCTTGCCATGACAATCGCAGATTCCACAACTGTACTTGGAAACTTCAACAATACTTTTTATGAACATAAAAATGTGCTTACGAAATTTTTTAAGAAAGGAGAAAAATACTATGTGAATACAGAGGGACCAGATGGTCAATATCACGACTACGAGGTAATTTATACATTTGGAGTTTACCCACTCCAGCAATATCTGGTAGCGTTTCCTCAGGGTGAATTCCAGGCACTACTAACAGCCTGGGATTCTGAAAAACAGCAGTGGTTTTCCCTTGAACAGGAGTTAGAGGTTCAACATGAAGATTGGTTGAAGTGGACGGGAGGTTCAATGCGTTGGAATACCATGTGTGCCGACTGTCATTCCACCAATCTCGAAAAAAATTTCGATCCAGCATCCCGTGAGTATCATACAACCTTTAGTGAAATCAATGTAAGTTGTGAAGCCTGTCATGGCCCGGGAAAAGCGCACACCTCTTATTACCAGCAAAACAGTCCCATAGACTCTCCACCAGAATTTTATATGGCAAACGGTATGAGCTCTAATGAAATTGTGGAAAAATGTGCCCGTTGCCATTCAAGAAGAAGCCAAATAACTGAAAAATTTGATTATAAGGGGCACTTTTTAGATCATTACAACCCTGAATTATTAGTCTATCCAACCTATGAAATGGATGGACAAATAAAGGATGAAGACTACGTCTACGGATCGTTTATTCAGAGTAAGATGTATCAGGCAGGGGTTTCCTGCCTTAATTGCCATAATACTCACACAACTGAAACATTCAAATCTGGAAATAAATTATGTCTCAAATGTCATCAAAGCAGTTATGATGAGCCTTCCCATCACATGCATCAAGAAGGAACAGAAGCTACTCTATGTATTAATTGCCATATGACAGGAAAAATTTATATGGGTAATGACTTTAGAAGAGATCACAGTTTTAGAATTCCGCGGCCAGATCAAAGTGTATTATACGGAACTCCTAATGCCTGCAACACATGTCATCAGGAAAAATCGGCGCAATGGGCAAGCGACAAAATAACAGAAAACTTTGGTGAGGAACGCAAATCACATTTTTCAGACTTATTAATTCCGGGACAATTAGGGGATGTAAGTGCTCTTGAGCAACTAATAATCGCTAAAGAACAACCAGATATTGTGAGGGCTACGGCTGTTCGACTTTTATCAGCATATGATTTGTCTCCTCAACAGATAACTTTACTAAAGAATGCTGGGCAGGATCTATCTCCTTTGGTTAGAAATGAAGTAGTAAAAGCCCTTTCTCAATACAAAAGACCTGAGCTAAATCAATATATAGCTTCTCTGCTACAGGATAATACACGTCTTGTTCGTATTAATGCAGCTAGGTTTTTTATCATGAACAATATTCCGGTCATGGACAAATTGGCATATAAAAAAGCACAGAAAGAATACTTTGAGTATTTAAAAATAAATGCCGATTTTCCTACAGGTCAGCATGAGCTGGGCCTATTCTATCAAGCAGCAGGCAATCATGAAAAGGCTATTAAGGCTTATCAGAGAGCTCTTGAAATAGATAGCTACAACAATCGGTCAAGAATGAATATGGCTTATCTCCAGTACCAGATGGGAAATATAGCCATTGCTGAAAGCTTGTATAAAAACGTCACAGAACAGGAACCTCAATTTGCAGAAGCATATTACATGCTAGGACTACTATATAATGAAACCGGCAAACAAAAGCAGGCCGGCAGATTTCTTTCTATGGCTTGTGGGCTTGAAGTTCCGTTTGCTCGTGCATGTTACAATTACGCGTTACTCCTGCAACAGAACGGAGATTATAAAAATTCAATTGAAGTTCTTGATAAAGCTCTCAAACATTTCCCCAATCAGGAAAACCTCCTTTACGTGCGTTTAATAGCTGAATTAAAATTGCAAGAAGAAGAGAGAGCTCTTAAGACTGTAGAAGCATTAATACAAATTGCACCCCAAAAGGCAAACTACATCCAAATTAAAAAAGAATTAATGGGAAAAGCTGAAACAACATTATAA
- a CDS encoding DUF1028 domain-containing protein → MKILSFLAVFCCTAVFSQSGNPEIMKDAFAHTYSIVARDAETGEMAVGVQSHWFSVGSIVSWGKSGVGVVATQSFVNPAYGPQGLELMEQGKNPSEALGILLAQDEGKEYRQVAFLDTSGNTAAHTGENCVEAADHISGENYSVQANMMLNATIVPAMQKAFLENAKLPLAERVLKVLQAAEAAGGDLRGSQSAAIIVVGPEKVKNPWEEKKIDLRVDDHEQPLAELERLLKVARAYEFMNRGDLAMEENNIEKALEEYGNAMKLFPENLEMQYWTAVALANSGRMDEAKPIFEAIFKEDENWKEMTRRLPSAGLLNIPPQELLNLIK, encoded by the coding sequence ATGAAGATTCTCTCTTTTCTCGCTGTATTTTGCTGTACAGCCGTCTTCTCCCAGTCGGGCAATCCCGAAATCATGAAAGATGCCTTTGCACATACCTATTCTATAGTGGCAAGAGATGCAGAGACAGGCGAGATGGCCGTGGGTGTACAGAGCCACTGGTTTTCTGTGGGCTCAATTGTTTCCTGGGGAAAATCGGGCGTAGGCGTGGTGGCAACACAATCATTCGTCAATCCTGCTTATGGCCCGCAGGGACTGGAGCTTATGGAACAGGGAAAAAATCCTTCCGAAGCCCTGGGGATCCTGCTTGCTCAGGATGAAGGAAAAGAATACCGGCAGGTGGCCTTTTTGGATACTTCAGGGAATACTGCCGCCCACACCGGCGAAAATTGCGTAGAAGCCGCAGACCATATTAGTGGCGAAAATTATTCGGTACAGGCTAATATGATGCTCAATGCCACAATAGTGCCTGCCATGCAAAAAGCTTTTCTGGAGAACGCAAAATTGCCGCTTGCCGAAAGGGTGTTAAAGGTTCTGCAGGCTGCCGAGGCTGCAGGGGGAGATCTCCGCGGCAGCCAGTCGGCCGCAATTATTGTTGTGGGCCCCGAAAAAGTGAAAAATCCCTGGGAAGAAAAAAAGATCGACCTGCGGGTAGACGATCATGAGCAACCGCTGGCAGAACTGGAACGCCTTCTAAAAGTTGCCCGGGCTTATGAATTTATGAACCGTGGCGACCTGGCTATGGAAGAAAATAATATTGAAAAAGCACTTGAAGAATACGGCAATGCCATGAAACTTTTCCCAGAAAACCTCGAAATGCAATACTGGACCGCCGTTGCCCTTGCCAACAGCGGAAGAATGGACGAGGCAAAGCCCATTTTTGAAGCCATATTTAAAGAAGATGAAAACTGGAAGGAAATGACCCGCAGGTTACCCTCTGCCGGCCTTTTAAACATTCCGCCACAAGAACTGCTAAACCTTATAAAATAA
- a CDS encoding HD domain-containing protein yields the protein MEEEALEFATKAHGQQQRKYSEEAYIEHPKRVAKIVKSVPHSAEMICAAYLHDVVEDTAVSIEEIREKFGIKVAALVEELTDEYMKVNYPHLNRRARKDREVQRQANISREAKTIKLADVIDNTPDIVRNDPGFGRKYLQEMEKLTKVLVGGDAILFERARKEVAEGKKTLGLK from the coding sequence ATGGAAGAAGAAGCTTTGGAATTTGCAACTAAAGCTCACGGGCAGCAGCAACGGAAATATTCAGAAGAAGCTTATATAGAACACCCGAAGCGGGTGGCAAAAATCGTGAAAAGCGTACCACATTCCGCAGAAATGATTTGCGCGGCATACCTACATGATGTTGTGGAAGATACTGCGGTAAGCATTGAAGAAATCAGGGAGAAATTCGGAATAAAAGTGGCCGCTCTGGTTGAAGAACTTACCGATGAGTACATGAAGGTGAATTACCCTCACCTCAACCGAAGGGCGCGCAAAGACCGCGAAGTGCAGCGCCAGGCCAACATAAGCAGAGAGGCTAAAACCATAAAATTAGCCGATGTTATTGACAACACTCCTGATATTGTGAGAAATGACCCGGGTTTTGGCCGCAAATACCTTCAGGAAATGGAAAAACTCACAAAAGTGCTTGTTGGCGGCGATGCAATTCTCTTTGAAAGAGCCAGAAAAGAGGTGGCTGAAGGGAAAAAGACACTAGGCCTTAAATAA
- a CDS encoding M20/M25/M40 family metallo-hydrolase: MKKLSGLLSLCLLLSAQFSFAQTKDEVIQNIVKEAEQNSRLEELAHQLLDSIGPRLVGTPQMNNAHNWAVKKFESWGIPAEKQKWGEWRGWERGITHIDMVEPRLQTLEGRQLAWSPSTGKKPVTAEVITLPETVADSMAFQNWLPQVKGKFVLISMQEPTGRPDYNWEEYATEASLEKMKRERSEQSEAWRDKFRAMGYTSRTLPAVLEKAGAVGVVTSNWSEGFGVNKVFGAYTKKVPTLDLSLEDYGMLYRLAESGSKPKIRVTAQSKDLGMVPTFNTIATIKGTELPEEYVVLSAHFDSWDGATGATDNGTGTIVMMEAARILKEHYPNPKRTIIIGLWGSEEQGLNGSRAFVEDHPEIVDNIQAVFNQDNGTGRVVRISGNGFLHAYDYVEDWLSKVPDTVADHIETTFPGRPGRGGSDYASFLAAGAPAFNLTALDWSYWNYTWHTNRDTYDKIVFDDVRNNVILTAVLTYMASEDDEKASREQIKLPVDTRTGEQQTWPEPRSPNRRGGVE; the protein is encoded by the coding sequence ATGAAAAAACTTTCGGGACTATTGAGCCTGTGCCTGCTTTTATCGGCACAATTCAGCTTTGCACAAACCAAAGATGAAGTTATACAAAATATTGTAAAGGAAGCCGAGCAGAATTCCAGGCTTGAAGAACTGGCGCACCAGTTGCTTGACAGTATTGGGCCCCGCCTGGTGGGCACACCACAAATGAACAATGCCCATAACTGGGCCGTTAAGAAATTTGAAAGCTGGGGCATCCCTGCCGAAAAGCAGAAGTGGGGGGAATGGCGTGGCTGGGAACGCGGTATAACCCATATTGATATGGTGGAGCCACGGCTGCAAACCCTTGAGGGAAGGCAGCTCGCGTGGAGCCCTTCTACCGGGAAAAAACCTGTTACCGCCGAGGTAATTACTTTGCCCGAAACAGTGGCCGATTCTATGGCTTTTCAAAACTGGCTGCCACAGGTAAAAGGTAAATTTGTTCTCATTTCTATGCAGGAACCAACCGGGAGACCCGATTATAACTGGGAAGAATATGCCACCGAAGCTTCTTTGGAAAAGATGAAACGCGAACGCAGTGAGCAGTCTGAAGCCTGGAGGGATAAATTCCGTGCTATGGGCTATACCTCCCGCACCTTGCCTGCTGTACTGGAAAAGGCCGGTGCTGTTGGGGTGGTTACCTCAAACTGGTCTGAAGGTTTTGGCGTAAACAAGGTTTTTGGTGCTTACACTAAAAAGGTGCCAACGCTCGACCTTTCTTTAGAAGATTACGGAATGCTTTACAGGCTGGCAGAAAGCGGGAGCAAACCAAAGATTAGAGTCACTGCGCAGTCTAAAGACCTGGGTATGGTACCAACTTTCAACACCATTGCTACTATTAAAGGAACCGAATTACCAGAAGAATACGTGGTGCTTTCGGCGCATTTTGATTCATGGGATGGCGCTACCGGTGCCACCGATAACGGAACCGGAACTATCGTAATGATGGAAGCCGCCCGTATACTTAAGGAGCATTACCCAAACCCGAAGAGAACAATTATCATAGGGCTTTGGGGCAGCGAAGAGCAGGGGCTCAACGGTTCCCGTGCATTTGTAGAAGATCATCCCGAGATCGTCGATAATATTCAGGCAGTATTCAACCAGGATAACGGTACCGGAAGAGTAGTGCGTATTTCGGGTAACGGATTCTTACACGCTTATGATTATGTTGAAGACTGGCTTTCAAAAGTGCCCGATACGGTTGCCGATCATATAGAGACTACTTTCCCCGGAAGACCCGGCCGTGGTGGTTCAGACTATGCTTCCTTCCTGGCAGCAGGAGCCCCGGCCTTTAACCTTACAGCTTTAGACTGGTCTTACTGGAACTACACCTGGCATACCAATCGCGATACCTACGACAAGATCGTTTTTGACGATGTGAGAAACAATGTCATTCTTACTGCAGTACTTACTTACATGGCGAGTGAAGACGATGAAAAGGCCTCCAGAGAACAAATTAAACTGCCTGTAGACACCCGCACCGGGGAGCAGCAAACCTGGCCAGAACCGCGTTCTCCTAACCGTCGCGGCGGAGTGGAATAA
- the proC gene encoding pyrroline-5-carboxylate reductase: MKVLVIGAGNMGLTYAEGMASSTFLNRRKLMIYDVSPDKIVLLKDMGIFDVHEQLEDALPEADLIFIAVKPYHSEELFQKMKPMMHKEQIAVSLMAGVTIGTIQSGLGIKKVVRAMPNLPAQVGKGVTSYTESKEVSRVELLMVRNLLDTTGESIHVKNQNFIDASTGISGSGPAYVFYFMNSMLEAALKMGFSENDSRVLVSQTFEGAVELFNQNDLSPTLWMDRVASKGGTTRAALDSMDDNNVKELIKEAAYAAFDRAVELGEES, from the coding sequence ATGAAAGTTTTAGTTATTGGAGCAGGAAATATGGGCCTTACTTATGCAGAAGGCATGGCCTCATCAACTTTTTTAAACAGGCGTAAACTCATGATCTACGACGTGTCGCCAGACAAAATTGTTTTGCTGAAAGACATGGGGATCTTTGACGTTCACGAGCAACTGGAAGATGCTTTACCCGAGGCCGATCTAATTTTTATTGCTGTAAAACCTTACCACAGCGAAGAACTCTTTCAAAAGATGAAGCCCATGATGCACAAGGAGCAAATTGCGGTTTCCCTTATGGCAGGAGTCACCATAGGCACCATACAGAGTGGCCTGGGAATCAAAAAGGTAGTGCGGGCAATGCCTAACCTTCCTGCCCAGGTAGGTAAAGGAGTCACCTCTTATACCGAATCTAAAGAAGTTTCCAGGGTAGAGTTGCTAATGGTGAGAAACCTCCTGGATACTACCGGCGAATCTATTCACGTGAAGAACCAGAACTTCATTGATGCCTCTACCGGAATTTCGGGAAGCGGGCCGGCTTATGTATTCTATTTTATGAACTCGATGCTCGAAGCAGCCTTAAAAATGGGCTTTTCGGAGAACGATTCCAGAGTGCTGGTAAGCCAGACCTTCGAAGGTGCGGTAGAACTGTTCAACCAAAACGACCTGTCCCCCACTTTATGGATGGATCGCGTGGCCTCAAAAGGGGGTACTACCCGTGCGGCACTCGACTCGATGGATGACAATAATGTAAAAGAACTCATCAAGGAAGCCGCCTATGCCGCTTTTGACAGGGCTGTAGAACTGGGAGAAGAAAGTTAA
- a CDS encoding AMP-dependent synthetase/ligase, whose translation MTPHIKKSAAPKRLFDCLSFQLEHFPLPDMLAAKENGTWRKYSTAEVGEKIEQISASLLKMGFSGGDGSTEGRDKIGIISQNCPEWMMADMAIQQTGAVSVPVYPNITNQELQFILTDANVKMIFVGDAALYQKIVEIREELPDLEHIYSFKPVAGIPQLTNLMIPLSPELKLQVKVSKNAVKETDLASILYTSGTTGTPKGVMLSHRNIVSNALGAANVIQEVGVNGKKTLSFLPLNHAFERMATYCLFCSGAAVYYAESLEKISENLKEVKPTLFTTVPRLLEKVYEGILAKGNELTGLKRRLFFWALNLAERFEINQPKSLGYKLQLAVANKLIFSKWREALGGEVKSIITGAAACQVRLLKIFTAANIVVQEGYGLTEASPIISGNRYNEQNRMFGTVGPLLKGVEVKIAEDGEILCKGPNVMMGYYKRPDLTEEVMEGEWLRTGDIGTFIDGKFLKITDRKKELIKTSGGKFVAPQPIENKMVESPWIEQIMVVGELQKFVGALVVPAFEALKKWYLEQDKPYPGNDKVLEDRHAKELISASVIHFNQHFNPVEQIKKFRLIPNAWTIEGGELTPTLKLKRKMIIEKYQEFIKSIYN comes from the coding sequence ATGACACCACACATAAAAAAATCAGCAGCACCAAAACGCCTTTTTGACTGCCTCAGCTTTCAGCTTGAACATTTTCCGTTACCCGACATGCTTGCCGCTAAAGAAAACGGAACATGGAGAAAATACAGCACCGCCGAGGTAGGGGAAAAAATTGAGCAGATAAGTGCTTCCCTCTTAAAAATGGGATTTTCGGGAGGTGACGGCAGTACAGAAGGAAGGGATAAAATTGGCATTATTAGCCAGAACTGCCCCGAGTGGATGATGGCCGATATGGCAATTCAGCAAACCGGCGCGGTATCGGTACCGGTATACCCCAACATTACCAACCAGGAACTACAATTTATTCTTACCGATGCCAATGTAAAAATGATCTTTGTAGGAGACGCTGCGCTCTACCAAAAAATCGTTGAAATACGTGAAGAGCTGCCGGATCTAGAACATATCTATTCTTTCAAACCAGTTGCGGGCATACCGCAGCTTACCAACCTGATGATTCCCCTGAGCCCAGAGTTAAAGCTGCAGGTTAAGGTGAGCAAAAATGCCGTTAAAGAGACCGATCTTGCTAGCATACTTTATACTTCGGGCACCACTGGGACCCCAAAAGGCGTGATGCTCTCACACCGTAACATTGTTAGCAACGCCCTTGGTGCCGCCAATGTTATCCAGGAGGTAGGCGTAAACGGCAAAAAAACCCTGAGCTTCCTTCCGCTCAACCACGCATTTGAAAGAATGGCTACCTACTGCCTGTTTTGCAGTGGTGCCGCTGTTTATTATGCCGAAAGCCTTGAAAAAATTTCAGAAAACCTCAAAGAAGTAAAACCCACGCTTTTCACCACAGTTCCGCGGCTGCTTGAGAAGGTCTATGAAGGCATACTTGCAAAGGGCAACGAACTCACCGGATTAAAAAGAAGACTTTTTTTCTGGGCCCTGAATTTGGCAGAACGATTCGAGATCAATCAACCAAAAAGCCTGGGCTACAAATTACAACTTGCAGTAGCCAATAAGCTCATCTTTAGCAAATGGCGCGAAGCCCTTGGCGGTGAGGTCAAATCTATAATCACAGGTGCGGCGGCATGCCAGGTGCGCCTCTTAAAGATCTTCACTGCCGCTAACATTGTGGTACAGGAAGGTTATGGTTTAACTGAAGCCTCTCCCATTATTAGTGGAAACCGCTATAATGAACAGAACAGGATGTTTGGTACCGTAGGGCCGCTTTTAAAAGGCGTTGAGGTCAAAATTGCCGAAGACGGGGAAATTTTGTGTAAGGGCCCAAATGTGATGATGGGCTACTACAAACGGCCCGATCTTACTGAAGAAGTCATGGAAGGAGAATGGCTGCGCACGGGCGACATAGGAACATTTATTGATGGAAAATTCCTGAAGATCACAGACCGCAAAAAAGAACTGATTAAAACCAGCGGCGGAAAATTTGTAGCACCCCAGCCTATTGAAAACAAGATGGTAGAAAGCCCATGGATTGAGCAGATCATGGTGGTGGGAGAGCTACAGAAGTTTGTGGGCGCCCTGGTGGTGCCGGCATTTGAAGCGCTTAAAAAATGGTACCTGGAACAGGACAAACCCTATCCCGGTAATGATAAGGTTCTTGAAGACCGGCACGCAAAGGAGTTGATTAGTGCTTCTGTTATTCATTTTAACCAGCATTTTAATCCGGTGGAACAAATCAAGAAGTTCCGGTTGATCCCTAATGCCTGGACGATTGAAGGAGGAGAGTTAACCCCCACCCTTAAGCTGAAGCGCAAAATGATCATCGAAAAGTACCAGGAATTTATTAAGTCTATATACAATTAG
- a CDS encoding DMT family protein → MKSLTTILLLVLSNAFMTLAWYGHLKFGEWKGIAKWGLFGLIVISWGIAFFEYCFQVPANRIGFSGTGGPFSLVQLKVLQEVITLVVFVVFSVIFFKNETFSSNHLIGFIFLVLAVYFIFKG, encoded by the coding sequence ATGAAATCTCTTACTACCATCCTGTTACTGGTTTTGTCAAACGCTTTTATGACCCTTGCCTGGTACGGGCATTTAAAGTTTGGCGAATGGAAAGGCATAGCAAAATGGGGGCTTTTTGGGCTCATCGTGATTAGCTGGGGCATAGCTTTTTTTGAATATTGCTTCCAGGTACCGGCAAACCGTATTGGCTTCAGCGGTACAGGCGGCCCTTTCTCCCTGGTTCAGCTAAAAGTGCTGCAGGAGGTCATTACCCTTGTGGTTTTTGTGGTTTTTTCGGTTATTTTTTTCAAAAATGAAACCTTCAGCAGCAATCACCTTATAGGCTTCATTTTTCTCGTTCTTGCCGTGTATTTCATTTTTAAAGGCTAG